In Anas acuta chromosome 5, bAnaAcu1.1, whole genome shotgun sequence, a single window of DNA contains:
- the SYT8 gene encoding synaptotagmin-8 encodes MAKALRISGATASPLPGSPVATTASPGFLSGFLGHIPLPRWALIAVALAVAILLLLFLICIIRCCCAKKKPRKKEKVTLHAISSSTTASLVQPEMEDLEQGPEQTGRGKLQYSLEYNFHAQELKVGVKQAADLKAMDNGGTSDPYVIVYLTSDMRKKYETKVYRKTLSPVFNESFTFQLPQAEVSESTLVMQIHDFNRFAKHDTIGEVRLPLASVDLQHVIEQWSDLAVASKVEQERLGDICFSLRYVPSTGKLTVLILEAKKLKRMDSHGLADPFVKVHLILNRKKWKKKTTSVKKNTLSPYFNEVFVFEVPFNQIQNVDVVISVWDYDRVTKNEPIGKLFLGCRATGNQLRHWSDMLANPRRPLAQWHSLQPADVVDKALGLKTHLKLPLATR; translated from the exons ATGGCCAAGGCATTGAGGATCAGTGGGGCTACAGCCTCCCCGCTCCCCGGTAGCCCCGTGGCTACCACAGCTTCGCCGGGCTTCCTCAGTGGCTTCCTTGGCCACATCCCAT TACCCAGATGGGCGCTCATCGCCGTGGCGCTGGCAGTGGCTattctgctcctcctcttcctcatctgcATCATcaggtgctgctgtgccaaGAAGAAGCccaggaagaaggagaaagtcACCTTGCATGCCATCAgcagctccaccacagccagcCTT GTCCAGCCCGAGATGGAGGACCTGGAGCAGGGCCCGGAGCAGACGGGGCGAGGAAAGCTGCAGTACTCGCTGGAGTACAACTTCCACGCGCAGGAG CTGAAGGTCGGCGTGAAGCAAGCAGCTGACCTGAAGGCCATGGACAACGGGGGCACGTCTGACCCTTATGTTATTGTCTACCTGACGTCTGACATGAGGAAGAAGTATGAGACCAAGGTTTACCGCAAGACCCTGAGCCCCGTCTTCAACGAGAGCTTCACTTTCCAG ctgccccaggcGGAGGTGTCCGAGTCCACGCTGGTGATGCAGATCCACGACTTCAACCGCTTCGCCAAGCACGACACCATCGGCGAGGTCCGCCTGCCGCTGGCCAGCGTCGACCTGCAGCACGTCATCGAGCAGTGGAGCGACCTGGCAGTGGCCAGCAAAGTCGAG CAAGAGCGGCTGGGAGACATCTGCTTCTCACTGCGCTACGTCCCCAGCACTGGCAAGCTGACGGTGCTCATCCTGGAAGCCAAGAAGCTGAAACGGATGGACTCCCATGGGCTGGCAG ATCCCTTTGTCAAGGTGCATCTCATCCTGaacaggaagaaatggaagaagaagaCAACAAGTGTGAAGAAAAACACCTTGAGCCCTTACTTCAACGAGGTGTTTGTCTTTGAGGTGCCTTTCAATCAGATTCAG AACGTGGATGTTGTCATCTCCGTCTGGGACTACGACAGAGTGACCAAGAACGAGCCCATCGGCAAACTCTTCCTGGGCTGCCGGGCCACGGGCAACCAGCTGCGGCACTGGTCCGACATGCTGGCCAACCCGCGCCGGCCCCTGGCCCAgtggcacagcctgcagcccgCCGACGTGGTGGACAAAGCCCTGGGGCTGAAGACCCACCTCAAGCTGCCCCTGGCCACCAGATAG